GCGCTGCACGCTTTCCTGGACACCTTCTCGCACGGCTCCGACATCGCCGACCTGCTGGAGCAGCTCGACGAGGACGACCGCGTGCGCGTGCTGTCGGCGCTGGCGCCGGAAGACCCCGGGCTGGCTGCCGACGCGCTGTCGGAGATGGAGCCCGACGAGCACCCGGAAGAGTCGCTGGCCGCGCTGGACCCGCACGACATCGCCGCCGTCGTAGCCGAGCTTTCGGACGACGACGCGGCCGACATGATCGGCGAGATGGGCCCCGAAGACCGCGACCGCGTGCTGGCGGCGCTGTCGCACGAGGACGCGGGCGACATCCGCGACCTGATGGCCTACGACGAAGAGTCGGCCGGCGGCATCATGACGGGCGAGCTCGTCATCGTGGGGACGGGGCTTACGGCGGTGCAGGCCATCGACGAGGTGCGGCGCCAGGCGCAGAACATGGCCGAGTTCTACGGCCTGGTGTTCGTGGTGGACGACCACGAGGTGCTGCAGGGCACCGTGTCGCTGAACTCGCTGGTGACGGCAGACCCGGACACGCCGGTGCGCGGGATGGTGAACGAGCCCATCGCGGTGGTGCTCCCCGACACCGACCAGGAAGAGGTGGGGCGCATCGTGTCGCGCTACAACCTGACCATCGTTCCCGTCGTCGACACGGCGGGGCGGCTGCTGGGCGGCGTGACCTTCGACGACGTGATCGACGTCATCGAGGCCGAGACCACCGAGGACATCCTGAAGTTCGTCGGTGTGTCCGGCGAAGAGGAGATCCGCGGCGGATGGTGGGA
This is a stretch of genomic DNA from Longimicrobium sp.. It encodes these proteins:
- the mgtE gene encoding magnesium transporter, with the translated sequence MSAASDLDPIEHLRELLEVGDDSALHAFLDTFSHGSDIADLLEQLDEDDRVRVLSALAPEDPGLAADALSEMEPDEHPEESLAALDPHDIAAVVAELSDDDAADMIGEMGPEDRDRVLAALSHEDAGDIRDLMAYDEESAGGIMTGELVIVGTGLTAVQAIDEVRRQAQNMAEFYGLVFVVDDHEVLQGTVSLNSLVTADPDTPVRGMVNEPIAVVLPDTDQEEVGRIVSRYNLTIVPVVDTAGRLLGGVTFDDVIDVIEAETTEDILKFVGVSGEEEIRGGWWDAVRSRLPWLMLNVCTAAAGATVVLVFEETIQALTFLAVLMPMVAGLGGNSGTQALAVTIRRLALSTETAEQRWSIVRKELLVGLGNGLVIGLIVSGLAWTLEGNPLVGMVVMLAMWMNLTVGSFAGAFVPIMLERFKVDPAVASSIFVTAFTDMCGFFLLLGLATKFLM